A segment of the Fusobacterium ulcerans genome:
TCGTTAGTTTCCAATACTTTTATTATTTTATCCAAATCTATTTTTTTCATATTTGAACATATCATTTCTTTTGCTGGTGAATAGAATTTTTTATTAGGGTTATTTTTTTTAAGTTCATACATTATCCCAACTTCTGTACATATTATAAATTCTTCTTTCTGACTCTTCTCAGCATACTTCAATATTCCAGATGTACTTCCTACATAATCTCCCATATCAGCAATTTCTTTTCTGCATTCTGGATGGACTAAAATCTCTGTATTAGGATGTTTTTCCTTTATTTTTTCTACATCTTCCTTTGTTACAGCAGCATGTACATAACAGCATCCATTATTAAAAATAAAATTCTTTTCTGGAATTTGTGAAGCTACATATCTTCCCAAATGTTCGTCTGGTATAAAATAAATATTTTTATTTGGAAGTTTTTTTACTATTTTAAGGGCATTGGCTGAAGTTACACATATATCTGAAGCTGCTTTTAATTCAGCAGTAGAATTTACATAACATACAACAGCTACATCTTCATATTTTTCTCTAACTTCTTTTACTTTATCTATATCTGCCATATGTGCCATGGGGCAGTCTGCATTCTCATCAGGTACAAGGACTGTCTTTTCAGGATTTAAAATTTTTACACTTTCTCCCATGAAAAAAACTCCACACATTACAATTACTTTTTCATCTAATCTTTGGGCTATTTCACTTAAATAATATGAATCCCCTACATAATCTGCAATCTCCTGTACTTCATCATTTACATAATAGTGAGCAAGTATTGCTGCTCCTTTCTCTTTTTTTAATTCAAGAATTTTCTTGATTTTATCTTTCATTTCTCCTCCTGCATTTACATAAACTTTTACAACTGTCTTGTCATTAAAAACAAGTATAACATAAGTAAATATATCTTTCAAGAAATTTTAAAAAAAGAATGTTCAAAAAAAATTAAGACAGCCAGCTTTTTAGTGAAGTAATTTTACTACATCCTTTTTTCTAAATACTGTGAAGTTTTGTCAGCCAAATTAGAACTCTTATTATCTCTCCTCAATATCCCAGTAAATAAGCTTCTAAATAAAGTAATGAAAAGTTTTCTCAAATATAAAAGTGGGAAGTTTTGTCAAAAAAATAGACCC
Coding sequences within it:
- the nadA gene encoding quinolinate synthase NadA, with product MKDKIKKILELKKEKGAAILAHYYVNDEVQEIADYVGDSYYLSEIAQRLDEKVIVMCGVFFMGESVKILNPEKTVLVPDENADCPMAHMADIDKVKEVREKYEDVAVVCYVNSTAELKAASDICVTSANALKIVKKLPNKNIYFIPDEHLGRYVASQIPEKNFIFNNGCCYVHAAVTKEDVEKIKEKHPNTEILVHPECRKEIADMGDYVGSTSGILKYAEKSQKEEFIICTEVGIMYELKKNNPNKKFYSPAKEMICSNMKKIDLDKIIKVLETNEPQVHLDSKFIESANKSLEKMLELAK